CTCTTTGATTCGATTTGCGCTGCCCAACATCGTGATGATGGTGTTTATGTCCCTTTATACCATTGTGGACGGCATGTTTATCTCCCGTCTGGTGGGGACGCTGGCACTGTCCGCTGTCAATATGTCCTATCCCCTCAGCTCCTTGCAGCTGGCCCTTGGCATCATGCTGGGTACCGGCGGCAGCGCTGTGATCGCCCGGGAGATGGGCGAGGGAAAGGATGCCCTGGCAAGAGAGGATTTCTCCTGCATTGTCGCGGTGGCTCTTGGAACCGGCGTTGTATTTGCCCTGGCGGGAAATTTCTTTCTGGGTCCTATTCTCGAGTTGCTGGGGACCAGTGAGGTCCAGATGCCCTACACTGTGGAATACACCCGGATTCTCCTGTGGTTTGCCCCGGCCATGTTTTTGCAGACGGTCTTTCAGGTGCTTTTCGTCACGGCTGGAAAGCCCACACTGGGCCTTGGAACCACCGTGGCGGGCGGAATCAGCAATGTGGTGCTGGACTATCTCTTCATGGCGCCCCTTCACAGCGGTGTGGCAGGCGCCGCCATCGCCACCGGCATCGGCTACTGCATTCCGGCGGCGGCGGGCCTCTGGTACTTCTGCCGGCCCAGGGACAGTGCCCTCTGGTTCACCCGCTTTCATCCCCGGCGGCGGATGCTGCTGCAAACCTGTGGAAACGGCTCTTCGGAAATGGTCAGCAATATTGCAACTGCCATAACCACATTTCTCTTCAATATTCTATTTCTCCGCTTTTGGGGAGAGGACGGCGTTGCCTCCATCACAATTGCCATGTATTTTCAGTTCGTATTCACAGCGGTGTTCTTCGGCTTTTCCATGGGGGTGGCCCCGGTGATCAGCTATAAGTATGGAGCCCAGGATGCGGATCAACTGAAAAAAATTTTCCGCATTTGCCTCTGGTTCACGATTTTCTGCTCTGTGGGGGCCTACGCCCTCTCCAGGGTGGTGATTGCGCCCAGCCTGACGCTGTTTACGGACCCGGACAGCACCGTGTTTGCCATCACCATGGACGGCTTCCCCATTTATGCTGTCAGCTTCCTTCTGATGGGGATCAGCATCTTTGCCTCCGCGCTGTTCACGGCGCTTTCCAACGGACTGGTGTCCGCCGTGATCTCCTTTGCCAGGACATTTTTGTTCCTGGTGGGGATGCTGATGCTGCTTCCGGAGCTCTGGGGAGAGACCGGCATCTGGCTGGCCGTGCCGGCAGCGGAGGGCCTGGGCGTGCTGGTGTCCGTGGGTTTCCTCCTCTGGGGGAGGCGGGTGTATCAATATGGGGCGTCCCGCTCTGAGAAAACCTGAGCGAAGGGCCGGCCCCTTTGACCCTTGGCGGGATGATTTTAAGCTGCCGCCTCTGGGAGCGCCCAGGGAGAAAGAGGGAGGTCTTCATAGGGGATGCTCAGGATATAGGCGTGCTCCTGGCTGGGCAGGACACCCTGGGGAAAGGAGACCTCTAGATGCTCCGGGAAAAAGACTAGATATTCCGGCCGGAAGGCGGTTGTCATCTCCCGGCGCAGCGTGGGCTCCGTCACCTTGGAACAGTTCAGCAGGGCTGTGATCAGCGCTTCTGGAGAGCAGGTGAACAGCTCCTGGGGTTCCAGGGCCTCCCCCGTCTTCCGGTCAAAGGCCGCTCCCAGGCGGAGCTCGGTGGCGGTATTGCCGTCCAAAGGCAGCGTGACCGAGGTCAGGAAGTACATCACTTCTTGACTGGATGCGGTGGGATAAATGCTCTGCTCCAGCATGTGGGAGTCAAAATCCTCCGGACAGCCGGTATCCACATAGGCCCGGTAGGCCCGCTCCAGCTCCGCCTGCGTGTCGTAGAGCAGGCCCTGCTCCTGATAATAGGCCGATACCCGCTGCTGGGCGGCCTCAGGCAGGTCCGCATAGCCCTCCGCACCACCTACAAGAACGTTTTCCGGCCCGGAGGACCTCCGGACCGAAAGCAGCTCCGGGCCGTTGGGGAGGCGGTAGCTGGTGGAGAAGGGCGTCAGCCAAAGCTCCACCGGCGTGCCGTCGGCCAGGAGGGTATCCTCCAGATGGGCCTGGTCGATGGAGACCCATGGAACGGTGCAGGCCGGCATCTCCCGGCCGTCCACCAGGGTTTTGTTCAGGCGTTCGCACTCAGCGGAGACGATCAGCTCCGGCAGCTCATAGGCAAGCAGTAGATCCTGAGAAACGCCGTCCAGGTGAGAAAAGAGCATGGTTTCCCCCGTAATCAGCAGGCCCCGCTCCTCATGGGCGTCCGTCTCAATGACCAGGGCGGTCAGGGTTCCGTCAGGACCGGTGATGACCTCTGTCACCTGACCGGAGAGGGATTGTGGCGAGCAGGCGGTGAGCAGCAGGAGAAGAAGCGGCAGCAAGAAGCGTTTCATAGGAGATCTCCTTTTGGATGGGTTCTATCCACAAGATAACACGAGAGTGTGGAAAATGCCAGCAGCTTCTTGGAAAAACCGGATCAAATCCATGAAAAAAACCGCCCCGCCCAGAAATATTCCGGGCGGGGCGTGGAACTTGCTCCGTCAGGAGCGGAACTCCTCAGTTTTCAGACACCGGGTTGCATTGAGAATGGCGATGAAGGCAACGCCCACGTCGGCAAAGACAGCCTCCCACATGGTAGCCAGATCAAAGGCGCCCAGGATCATCACCGCAAACTTCACAATCAGGGCAAACCAGATATTCTGGTGGGCGATCCGCAGCGTCTTGCGGGAAATCCGCATGGCGGTGGCGATTTTTGAGGGCTTGTCGTCCATGAGAACGATGTCGGCGGCCTCAATCGCGGCGTCGGAGCCCAGGGCTCCCATGGCGATGCCGATATCCGCCCGGGTCAGCACCGGCGCGTCGTTGATGCCGTCTCCCACAAAGGCGGTCTTTCCACCGGAGGAGGCCAGCAGCCGCTCCATCCACTCCACCTTGTCGGCGGGCAGCAGCTCGGCGTGGTATTCATCCACCCCCAGCTCCGCGGCCACGGCCTTGGCGGCGGCCTCTGTGTCGCCGGTGAGCATCACAGTCTTTTTCACGCCATTGGCCTTCAAATCCGCGATGGCGGCTTTGGCGTCCTCCTTGGGAAGGTCGGAGATGACAATGTGACCGGCGTAAGCGCCGTCCACTGCCACGTAGACGATGGTGCCTGGCAGCTCACAGGGGGCGGCGGAAACGCCCTGGCGCTCCATGAGGCGGCGGTTGCCCACGGCCACACGCCTGCCGTCCACCTGGGCCAGAACGCCGTGTCCGGCAATCTCCTCCACGCCGCTCACCCGGCCGGCGTCCAGCGAAGAGGTACAGGCCGCCTGCAGGGAGAGAGAAATGGGATGGTCCGAATACCGCTCCGCAAGAGCCGCGTCCTCCAGAAGCTGTTCCCGGGTAAAGCCGCTCTCCGGGTGTACGGCGGTGACGGTAAAGGTACCCCGGGTCAGCGTGCCGGTTTTGTCGAAGATCACGGTCTCCGTTTTGGCCAGGGCTTCGAGGTAGTTGCCGCCCTTGACCAGGATACCGCACTTGCTGGCCCCGCCGATGCCGCCGAAAAAGCTCAGCGGAACAGAGATCACCAGCGCGCAGGGACAGGAGATGACCAGGAAAATCAAGGCCCGGTGGAGCCAGTTGGACCAAGTGGTTCCCAGGAGAAAGGCGGGCTGGGATGCGGCGGGCGTCAGCGCCAGGGCCAGGGTGGGGATCAGAAACAGCGCCAGGGCCGCGATCACCACGCAAGGGGTGTAGTACCGGGCAAAGCGGGTGATGAAGTTCTCGCTGGTGGACTTCTTCTCGCTGGCGTTTTCCACCAGGTCCAGAATCTTCGAGACTGTGGACTCCCCGCTCTCCCGGGTGACTTTCACCCGGAGAAGGCCCGTCTGGTTGACGCAGCCGCTGATGACCGCGTCGCCGGGGACTACATCCCGGGGAACGGATTCGCCGGTGAGGGCGGCAGTGTCCAGGGCGGAGGTACCCTCCACCACCACGCCGTCCAGGGGCACCCGCTGGCCGGGCTTGATCACCACAATGGAGCCCACGGACACCTCCTCCGGGTCCACCTCCTGGATCTCGCCGTTCTCCCCTTCCAGGTTGGCGGTGTCGGGCCGGATATCCATGAGAGCGGCAATAGACTGCCGGGACTTGCCCACGGCGTAGTCCTGGAACAGCTCTCCCACCTGGTAGAAGAGCATCACGAAGACCGCCTCCGCGTATTCCCCGGTGCCGAAGGCCCCCACTGTGGCAAGAGCCATCAGGAAATTCTCGTCAAAGACCTGGCCGTTGGCAATGTTGCGCAGGGACCGGGCCAGCACATCCCATCCGATGATGAGATAGGGCACGAGATAGAGAAGCCAGGGGGCCAGGGAAAACATCGTGCCGTTTTGGGCGGCAGGGCTGCTGATCAGCGGAAGGTGGATGGGCAGACGGATCTCTGGCAGCAGCTTCACCACCACCAGCAGCACCGCCGCGGCCAGAATCCGGGTCAGCATCTTTTTTTGCTTCTTGCTCATGGAGATTCCTCCCAATTACAGGTTTTTGAAGGACCGCCAGTCCCGCCGGAAGACGGCCGGGAAGGATGGTCCGCTGGACAAGCGGCCGATGAAGGCTCTCAAAAAAGCGGGGGCCCGGCAGAAGGCCGTCCACACCCCGTCAAAGCCTTCATCACGCTTGAGAAGGCAGGTTCCTCTGAGAAAAGGAAGATGGCCGATGCGGAAGCGGCCTTTTTTCAAGCCCGTTTCTGCATAGCCGAGAGAGGGTCCGTGGATGTTCTCCCCCCGCAGAAGGCGCGGCGGACAGGAAGTGCTTTCCGGTTTCCGCCGCGCGCTCCAAGCACCTGCCGCCTGAGGGGATGCGGGACCTCCTGTCTGGCCGCGCCAGACCCTACAGGCCGGATATCGGCCTTACAGGTGGATGACGCAGTCCGGCTCCACCTTCTTGCAAACTGCCACCACTTCCCGCATGATGCCGTCGAAGCGGGCGTCATCGGCGTCGATGCTCAGTTTCTGACTGAGGAAGTTGACGCTGGCGCTGTGAACGCCGTCAATTTTCCGAATGGCGTCCTCCATTTTTGCAGCGCAGTGGGCACAGTCCAGGTCCGAGAGATGAAAACGCTTTTTCATAAAAAACAACTCCTTTTTGATGTTGGTGGATGAATTCCCGCTTGGGATACTTATTCCAGCACGTGCTCCAGCCCCTGGTCGATGATGGTTTTCACATGGTCGTCCGCCAGGGCGTAAAAAACGGTCTTCCCCTCCCGCCGGGCCTTGACCAGCCGGGCATTTTTCAGTGCCCGCAGCTGGTGGGAGATGGCGGACTGGGTCATTCCCAGCAGCTCCGCAATATCGCACACGCACATCTCCGACTCAAACAGAACATAGAGAATGCGCACCCGGGTGGAATCTCCGAAGATGCGGAACAGCTCTGTCAGGTCATACAGGGTATCCTCGTCCGGAATAGCCCGCTGGACACGGCTCAGGATGTCCTGATGGGGGCAGGTGTCGTCGCAGCACTCCACCGTATAACGGTCTTCCATATCAGCACTCCTTTCAACAAATGAATGATTGTTCATATGTTCATTATACGAAATAAAATCCATTTGTCAACCCCCCATTGAGA
This genomic window from Pusillibacter faecalis contains:
- a CDS encoding MATE family efflux transporter, yielding MDNKLAREFHTGSLIRFALPNIVMMVFMSLYTIVDGMFISRLVGTLALSAVNMSYPLSSLQLALGIMLGTGGSAVIAREMGEGKDALAREDFSCIVAVALGTGVVFALAGNFFLGPILELLGTSEVQMPYTVEYTRILLWFAPAMFLQTVFQVLFVTAGKPTLGLGTTVAGGISNVVLDYLFMAPLHSGVAGAAIATGIGYCIPAAAGLWYFCRPRDSALWFTRFHPRRRMLLQTCGNGSSEMVSNIATAITTFLFNILFLRFWGEDGVASITIAMYFQFVFTAVFFGFSMGVAPVISYKYGAQDADQLKKIFRICLWFTIFCSVGAYALSRVVIAPSLTLFTDPDSTVFAITMDGFPIYAVSFLLMGISIFASALFTALSNGLVSAVISFARTFLFLVGMLMLLPELWGETGIWLAVPAAEGLGVLVSVGFLLWGRRVYQYGASRSEKT
- a CDS encoding heavy metal translocating P-type ATPase; translated protein: MSKKQKKMLTRILAAAVLLVVVKLLPEIRLPIHLPLISSPAAQNGTMFSLAPWLLYLVPYLIIGWDVLARSLRNIANGQVFDENFLMALATVGAFGTGEYAEAVFVMLFYQVGELFQDYAVGKSRQSIAALMDIRPDTANLEGENGEIQEVDPEEVSVGSIVVIKPGQRVPLDGVVVEGTSALDTAALTGESVPRDVVPGDAVISGCVNQTGLLRVKVTRESGESTVSKILDLVENASEKKSTSENFITRFARYYTPCVVIAALALFLIPTLALALTPAASQPAFLLGTTWSNWLHRALIFLVISCPCALVISVPLSFFGGIGGASKCGILVKGGNYLEALAKTETVIFDKTGTLTRGTFTVTAVHPESGFTREQLLEDAALAERYSDHPISLSLQAACTSSLDAGRVSGVEEIAGHGVLAQVDGRRVAVGNRRLMERQGVSAAPCELPGTIVYVAVDGAYAGHIVISDLPKEDAKAAIADLKANGVKKTVMLTGDTEAAAKAVAAELGVDEYHAELLPADKVEWMERLLASSGGKTAFVGDGINDAPVLTRADIGIAMGALGSDAAIEAADIVLMDDKPSKIATAMRISRKTLRIAHQNIWFALIVKFAVMILGAFDLATMWEAVFADVGVAFIAILNATRCLKTEEFRS
- a CDS encoding heavy-metal-associated domain-containing protein, with translation MKKRFHLSDLDCAHCAAKMEDAIRKIDGVHSASVNFLSQKLSIDADDARFDGIMREVVAVCKKVEPDCVIHL
- a CDS encoding ArsR/SmtB family transcription factor, whose protein sequence is MEDRYTVECCDDTCPHQDILSRVQRAIPDEDTLYDLTELFRIFGDSTRVRILYVLFESEMCVCDIAELLGMTQSAISHQLRALKNARLVKARREGKTVFYALADDHVKTIIDQGLEHVLE